Within Sphingopyxis sp. MWB1, the genomic segment GCATGATCACGCCGCCTGCGAAACAGGCGGCGGCGATCTGGTAGGCGAGGGCGGGCGATTTTCGCAGGGCGAGGTTGATCGCAATGATCACCGCCACAAATTGCACCATATACATTGTCCCGAGCAGCGCGCCCGCGATCGCGGTCGAACCGGCCAGCGCAAAGACCACAAAGAAGGTGAAGGCGGCATTGAAGATGTCCTGGCTGATATAGCCGCCCAGATACATGCCGAGGTGCAGCCGGAACGCCCGTATCCGCATCGTCGAAGCAAGGTTGCGAAACAGCCCCTTCAGAACGCTGCCGAGCCCTTCGCCCGGCCCCTCTTTCTTCGCCATGACGGGATGGTGCCGCTCCCAGCTGAAAAGATAGAGAAAGGTGACCGCCAGCATGAACAGCCCCGCGAAAACAATCCCCATATAAAAGAAGGTGTCCGCACTATCGCGCCCCAGATAATCGATCAGCCACAACGGTAAAAACCCCGCCAGAATAGCCGAAGCCTGCGCGAACAGGATGCGGAAACCGGCAAATTTTGCCTTTGTTTTGTAGTCACTTGCCATTTCGGCAGCCAATGTTTCGTACGGAATGATCTCCATCGCGTAGACGAGTTCGAACAGAACATAGCTGACGAGATAGTACCAGAAGGTCTGACCCGGCAGCCACATGAGCGCGAAGCTTGGCAACAGGGGAATGGCTGCAAGAATGAAGAAACGGCGCCGCCCGAAGCGGCGGCCCAGCCATGTCGAACCGAAATGATCGGTAATATGACCGATAAGCGGCGAGGCAACGGAATCGATCAGTCGCGCGATGGCAAAGATCATCGCAGCCTGGGTCGCCGAAAGACCGCAGAACTGGGTGTAGAAGATCAGGACCCAGGATGAGATAACTGCCATGGAACCGGCGCCCAGGATGTCGTTCGACCCATAGGCGAGAAAATTGATCAGGCGCACGGGGCGTGCCCCTGCGATCGTCGTCGACTGTGGGGTGGGGGGGCTCGCTGTGGCCATTTTTTTCCATTCTCCCTGACGGCGAGCGGTGGCTTGCCTTATTGCGTCTATCGCGCCATATTGTGGGAGCGTATCATACAATATGAAATTCGCAAGTCGCTAAAATGCGATGGGGCGATGGGAGGGAGTGGGCCGATGAAATGTTTCAGAGCAGCGTTTGCCGCGGTCGCCTTGTTGACGGGCACGGTCATGGCGCCGGGCGCGCTTGCGGCTTCCCCGCCATCCTGGGTGGACGCGGCCACCGGGCACAAGCTGGTGCGTATCAGCACGACGCCCGGCACGACGAGCCTTTATTTTCACCAGAACAGCTTTACCCCCGAAGGCGACAAGATGGTCGTGCAATTGCCCGGCGCTATTGCCGTGGTGACGGTCGGTACGTGGGAAATGACCCCGCTGGTCAAGGGCGAGAATATCACCTTGCTGTTCACGGGCCGCAGGACGCGCACCGCCTATTACACATCGCGCGCGCGCGACGACGCCGGCGGAGCCAGCGAGATACATGCGGTGGATATAGACAGCGGCAAAAAGCGGCTTGTCGCCCGCATATCGGGCGGAACCATAGGCTCGATCAACGCCGATGAAACGCTGCTGCTGGGCCAGGTGACGCTGACCGACTATAGGCTCAATCCCGACGGGACGCAGCGTTTGCCGGGCCAGCCTGCCCTCGCCCAGCGCCCCGGAGAAAATGACTATAGCGCGACGCGCCCCGATGGAACGCCCTATACTTATGCCGAGGCCAAGGAGCGCCGCCTTCACGACCGCCTGCACGCGCGGTTGCCGATGGAAATATTCACCATCGACCTGCGCACCGGAGAGCGCAAGGTGGTGGTCGCATCCGACGACTGGCTGAACCACATCCAATTTTCCCCCACCGATCCGCACCAGATCCTATATTGCCATGAAGGCCCCTGGCACGAGGTCGACCGCATCTGGACCATCCGCACCGACGGTAGTGGAAAGACGCTGGTTCACAAGCGCATGATGAACATGGAAATTGCGGGGCATGAGTTTTTCTCCCCCGACGGAAAGACCATCTGGTACGATCTGCAGACGCCGCGCGGAGAGGTGTTCTGGCTGGCGGGATATGAGCTTGCGACAGGCAAGCGGCACTGGTTCAAGGTCGACCGGAACCATTGGTCGGTCCATTATAACCAGTCGCCCGATCTGCGGCATTTCTCCGGAGACGGGGGCGACAGCGAAATGGTGGCCCACGCGCCCGACGGAAAATATCTCTATCTTTTTACGCCGCGCGCCATCCCCGATGTTGCCGACATTCACGCGCCCAACGCCGCCGATCTGATCGAACCCGGGGTGCTGGACGCGGAAAAGCTCGTCGACATGGGCAAGCAGGATTACCGGCTGGAACCGAATATGGTGTTCACACCCAACGGCAAATGGATTGTGTTTCGCGGCAATTTCGAAGGCGCGACGCATGTTTATGCGGTGGAGGTGGCGAAGGCCCGTTGACCTTCGCCGCTTCCCGGCCCGCGATCAGATATAGGTCCGCAGATATTCGCCGAGCGCGCAGATGGCGAGGCTCTGTCCATAGGGCATGGAGGTCAGCTCGATGTCCTTGTAGAATTGCAGCGTGTCGCCCATCGCCGTGCCGAAGCTGACCTGTCCCAGCTCGCCGTCGTCGCTGATGTGATCCATCACGCCCTTGACGGCGCGCAGTCCCGTTTCCTCATAAGCACGCGGGAGATAGCCCTTGCGGACCGCCTTGAGGATTCCATAGGCGAAACCGGCAGTGGCCGATGCTTCGAGATAGCTGCTCGGGTCCATCACCAGCGTGTGCCACAGCCCGCTCTCATCCTGTGTCTCGCGCAAGGTTCGCACCTGCGCTTCGAGCGTGTCGATCAGGTAGGAACGGAAAGCATCGCCCGGCTGGAGGTCGAGTATTTCGATGATTTCCGGAATGGCGATGGTAACCCAGCAATTTCCGCGCGCCCACAGGGCTTCGGCGAAATTATGCCTGCCGTTGAAGTTCCACCCGTGGAACCACAGCCCGGTTTTCTTGTCGAAGAGATATTTGATGTGGACGAGGAATTGCCGCTTGGCCTCCTCGACATAATGGGGGCGGCCCAGAAGCACGCCGATCTTGGCGAGCGGCAGGACGCTCATCATCAGCGTATCGTCCCACAGCTCGCCGGGGTTCACATCATTATAGACAATATGCTGAAAGCCGCCGTCCTCGGTTTTGGGTAGGCCGTCCGGAGCGAGCAGCCAGTCGCACCAGGTTTCCAGATAGGGGATGTTCGCCGGATTGGGCTCATATTCGTGAAGATAGGCAAGCGTGATGAAGGGCGCGACGGTGTTGATATTCTTTGTCGGGGTGCCTTCCGCCAGACGATCGGCGAACCATTGCTTGATAATGTCGAGCGCCATCGTGTCGCCCGTCTGTTCGAAATAGCGCCACATTCCGAACAGGCCGATACCATGGGTCCATTCCCACCCTTTCCAGCCCTTTGTGTCGATGATGCGGCCATCGGGCAGATGCAGCAGAAACTCACCCGTCTCGTCCGAGATATTGATCAGATTTTCCATCAGCCGCTTGATGGTGGAAACGACCTCGCCGCGGCTGAAGTCACGCTTGGGCGCGCGCAAAATGCTGTCATCTTCTTCGTGACCGGCATCTGCGGGCCCTGTCGTGCAATTGTCCGGTTCCATGCCCTGACTGCCGGAGACAGCGGCTTGGCGGCCAGCGGCTTGTTCAACCATCATCGTATCAATTCCTCGGGTTTGCGGGGTGCCTCGACGTTCCGCACGTCGATGCCACTGCGGCGATTGTGGAGAGTGACAAGCCGGACCGCCTCCAGCGCATTGCCAGCAGCGCCATCCGATATGACGGCAAGCGCGATCACATTCCGGCCATTATGATTGAGGATGCCGCGGGGGATCGGAAAAATCCGCTGCGGACCCACATGGGCGATAAATTGCCCCATGTTCCAGCCATTGACGAACAGCGTGGCGCGATAGGCGACCGGTGAGCGTGGCTGGTCCACGTCACCAAAGGCGACGCCGATTGTCGCGTCCTGGTCCTGGGGAAGATCGAGTGCGAAGTGCGTGCGATACCAGGTCACACCGGGCTCGACGCTTTGATCGGGAAGCGAGGCGCGCGACCAGTCTTTGTCTTCGAAACCGGGCAAGTGCCAGCCGGCAAATTCCCCGTGCAATCCGCCATTATTGGGGACGCCGCGGACCGGGTCAGGAAGTTTCTCGCCGCGACCATGGAGTTTCCAGTCAACCGGCACGGCAAAGCTTCGGCCGCCGGGTTGCTCGATCGACACCGAGACCAAGCCGCGCGCTTCCTTGTGAAAATCATCGGCCTCCAGATTCCAGTTGTGGCCATTGTTGCGGAGCAGGACAGCGATGACATGCTGGCCGGGGGTTCGCGCCGCGTCGGGCAGGTCGAATTGGGCGACGCCCGTGGTAATGGGACGCGGCAGGCCGCCGGGGAGTTCATCCTGTCCCACCAATTTGCCGTCGACATAGACCTGGATCATTCCGCTGCCGCCGGCGCCATAATAGAGCCGGATGCGTCCCGCTTCCGGAGAGCCTTCGAACCGGCCCCGGTACCAGACATCGCCTTCGTGGAAACCATAGGGGTCCATCAGGAGATTGGGCTGTCCATCGGGGCGCGCCGTCGTGCTGGAATAGCGTTTGCCTTCGGCCGTTTGCCACGCGCTGTCATCGAAGTTGGCAGCGCTTTCGGGTGAACCCTTCATGCGGCGCCAATCCTGCAAGGGTGGCAAGGTGATGGGCTGGGGGCCGGGCAGGGGATGCGATGCGACCCGGCTGCCACCGCTTCCATTTTTCAGGGCAACGGGCCTGTCATTCCAGGTGACGTTACGCACCGCCCCCGGAAGCCAGATTTCGAATGGAGAGGCGCTGTCGGTATCGCCTTCGAGGGCCAGCGAAGCTTTGCGGACAATGGCGCGGCGAACCAGTTCGGGGCCCCGGACAAGGATATCGCCCGCAGCGGTTGCCTGTTTCGAGAATTGCCAGCCGGTTTCCTCGTCAGCGATCAGCAGTTCGGCTCTGGGGCGATCGCTGCTTTCGATGGCGACGCGGGCGAGGCCTGAATGCGGGTAGCGCAGGACAAGGTTGCCGCGAGCCGCATCCCAGCGGTGGGTGACCTCCCCCTCCAAAACCTGCACCCGTGGTTCGCTGGAGTAGTGCAGAACCGTCTCGCCAGCCTCTCCCTTCCTGCCGTAGAACAGCAGAATATCGTCCCCGTCGACCTTGAGGGCGGTCTGGAGTTCGGATGTCGAATAGACGAGCTTTTGTCCGCCGATTGCGGTGTTGGCGATCAGCCATTTTGCATCGAAGCCGTTCAGCTCCATCTCGCCTTGGGAGGGGATGCGATATGCCCCCCCGGGCAGGTCGAGGGTGAAATGAAAGCGCAGATCGTCCCGGCCATTGGACGGATTCTGGGTCACCAGCAGAAATCGTGCGTCGGTTTCCGGAAGACGATTATGATAGAGGCGTATCTTGTCGGTGGACGTCGCTGGCTTGCCAGCGGGCACCATGCCGGCCAGATCGGGCACGGCTTCGATCAGGCCGCCGAGCTGCTTGAGCTCCTTTGCCTTGTCACGGATCGTCCGCGCTTCGGAAATGGCGGCGCCATAATCATAGCTGGTGAAGACGACAGGAGCGGGGAGCCATCCCCAGCTTGTGCCGCCATATCCCATGTAAAAGCTCTGGATGCCGATGCCGTTGGCAAGATTGGTGCCGTAAAATACCCGCTGGTAACGCCGACCGCGCTGAATCGCGTTGCATTCATAGCCGCCGTTCGACCCCCAATAATCGAACCAGCCGCCACCGAATTCGGCGGCGAAGCCGGGCGTATTGGGTGAAGCCGAGGAGCCGCCGCGGGCGCCGCCCGGTCCATAATAGCCAAAGTCCGGCGCGGGCGACCCCCGGGTGACTTCGCCCGCCACCGTGCACGTGCCGCCGGGATAACTGTCCCACGCATATAAGTCGGTCGGTCCTGCGACCGTTTCGGCAATGGGGCTGTTTTCGGGCACCCAATATCCGTTGCGGCCCTGATCATTGTGAAAGATCGGCACCGTGATCCCGTCGGCCCGCGCCTTTGCATAGAGGTGATCCATATATCGCCGCTGTTTCGGCGTGGTCAGAGCGAGCTCATTCTCGATCTGATGGAGGATCACGCTGCCGCTATTCCCCTTGCCGTCGCCATTGATCTGGTGGCGCGCGATGATGGCGTTGATCCGGGACAGCCATTCGTCTCCCGCCGCTTCATATTCCGGATTGTCGGTGCGTGCGCGTGCGCGCTGATTGACCAGCCAGCCCGGATATCCACCGCGGGTGAGTTCGGCATTCACATAGGGACCCGCGCGGGTGATGACGTAAAGCCCTTCCTCCCGCGCCATTGTCAGCAGGCGATCGACATCGCGAATGCCGCTGAAATCATAGGTGCCGGGACTGGGGCTGTGGTAACCCCAGTAGAAATATAGCGCGACGGTGTTGAAGCCGCTTGCTTTCATCTTCTGCAAAATGTCCCGCCAGAGGTCGGGACTGGGCAGGCGGAAATAGTGCATTTCGCTGCCCCAGATGATCGTGCGCCGACCGTCGATGAACAGCGAGCGACCATCGAAGGCGACGCGGCCGAACTGCTGCATCGGGGCGTCGACATTGGGCGGCGCGGCTGCTTCCTGCGCCGATACGACGGGGCTGGAGGCAGCAAGGATCGCAGCGAGGCAGGCAGAGGAACGGAGCAGCCTCATGCGAGGTGGAATACCTGCTCGAGCGGCCATTCGCGCGGCTGGTTGTCCGCATGGGTTTCCATCAGCGGGGCCATGGCCTGCCACCAACGCTGCATCACGGGATGGGCAGGCAGATCGGCGCGGCGATCTTCCCCTTCCACGGTCAGGATGGCGAAAAGGGCGTTGCTGTCGGCGTCGTGGAAGATCGAATAGTCGCGGATGCCACTGGCGTGCAGCAAATCGGCAAGTTCGGGCCAGATGGCATCGTGCGCCGCCTGGTATGCGCTACGCATGCCCGGCTTTAACTGCATCCGAAATGCATGCCGCTTCACGCCGTCCTCCCTGCCCATAATGTGAAATCTGATCCCATATTATCTAGCATTCTGGATCGAGTCAATCGAGGCAATGGAACGCTCAATTTCCTGCCGGGCGCCGCGAACTGTGCGCCGAACTGGCGGCTATGCCGAGGGCCTGGCGATAGAGGGAGGCAGGCGATGCCGGGGCGGTGGAGGGGAATGCTGCCGCCAATCCGGGGGGAATGGCCCGCGACCGATCCGCCACATATCGCGCGAGAATCCACGCGCCTGCATTGTTGTGATGGGTGCGGTCGCGGCCGGCGTCGTTAAAGAGATGCGCCGCGCGCTCTTCGCCAAGCTCTGCATAAAGCTGGCGCGTGTAGGCGTTGAGGTCGATCAGCGGTACGTCGTCGGTATGCGCGACCAGACGCATCGCCTCGGCATAGTCGGACAAACTTTCGGCTATTGTTCCGTCGGCGGCAAAATTTCGCCGTTCCGGCGAGGTGACGAGTATGGGGGTCGCGCCGCGGGCCCTGGCTTCGGCGATATAGGCGCGCAGATAGGCGGGGTAGCTCCATCGCGGGTCGGCGTAGCTTTGCGGCCACTGCTCTTTCTGATCATTATGGCCGAACTGGATGAAAAGATAATCGCCGGGCCGGATTGTCGAAAGAATTTTCGCGAGACGGCGGGCGGCCAGAAAGGATTTCAGCGTCTCGCCCGATTCGGCGTGGTTGGCGATAGCGATGTCGGGGCCAGCAAATGCCGTCAGCATCTGCCCCCAACTCGCCGCCGGTTCGAAGGGCTGATCGGTTACGGTCGAATCGCCGGCGAGATAGATGGTCGGGACATTGGCTCGCTCGATCGAGATTTGCCGGACGTTCGCGGCATCGGAAAACTCGAGCGTCAGACGATCATCCCAGGTCCGGCTGTCGCGTTCGCCCTGGTTGAGCGCGACCCTTGCTCCGCCGGGCGCATGGGCGGGTGGCGGGGGGAGGAGAGGGGTGCGGACGTTGACGATAAAGTCGCGCTGAACGAATTCGCCCGGGCGCGTTGCCAGCCGGTCGACCATCAGCCGCCGCGCTTCGGTCTTGACGGTTGTGACCGCCGCATGGCCTGCGCTTCCGAGCGTGACCGATACCCGCCAATTCCCCTCGGCCACAGCGATGGAAAAGCTGTCGCGATCATCGGGCTCGAATCCCGATGATCCGTCGTAGAGCCGCGCGGCGTCCGGATGAAATGTCCTGACCGTCTCGCCCCTGTCCGGGGCCGGGGTGGCCAGTAGCGAAAGCGCGCTGACCACCGGCACGGACATGGCGTGGATCACTGCCCCGCCTCGCGCTCCGCAATGCGCGAGGCCAGGTCGAAGGACAGATGGGGCGGCTGGTTATAGCTCGAATTCTGCCAGGCCACCGCCACCCGATATTGCGGATCGCGCATCAGCGGAGGAAGCGCGATCGCGGTCGGATAAGGGGTGGTGTAGAGGCGCAGTTCGCTACTGCTCTCGTTCCGCAGCAGCAGCTCCTCGCGCCAGTCGCCGATGATGTCGGCGGAGAGCGCAGGCGTTGCCTTGGTCCCGTTGTTCGCCGCTGCTCCTTGCGCGGTAAAAATCCGCTCTTCTCGTCCGGCCTTCCAATCCCATTTGAAGATGCTGGTTCCATCGAGGAGTTCGCGCTGCGCGTCGCCGTCCCACCATATTCCGAAATTGACGGACCGCGGGCGCGTGTCGCCGATCGCATTGCCCCGGGCGTCGAACAGGCGGGGGTCATTGATGGCCCAAGCCTCTGCGCCCGGATAGCGCGGATCGATATCGAAGGCGACGCCGCGGCCCGTGTCCTTTTCCGCATGGGTCGTCCACAATATCTGCCCGGTTGCCGCATCGAGCATGGCGGCGCCGATATTGCCGTTCCGCATCTCTTCATGCACCCCAAAGCGCTCCAGTCCGGGGCGCATCGGGTCGAGATCGCCGACATGGAGGGCGTCGCCGTGGTAGAGTTCGGCTGACCACAAGCCGCTCCCGTCATCATCGAGGGCCATGGAGCCATAAATAATCTCCTGCCGACCGTCTCCATCCACATCGGCGACCGACATCTGGTGATTGCCTTGCCCCGCAAAGCGCTCGTTACCCGGCGCGCTACTGTCGAAAAGCCAGCGCCGGGTCAGCTTGCCGTCGCGCCAGTCCCAGGCGGCCACCACGCTGCGCGCATAATAGCCCCGCGCGAAAATGCCGCTTGGAAGCTTTCCATCCAGATAGGCAATGGCGGCAAGATATCGTTCGGAGCGGTTGCCATATCCATCGCCCCAGAGCGTGGCCAGTTCGCCGCAGATTGTCGTT encodes:
- a CDS encoding MFS transporter; translated protein: MATASPPTPQSTTIAGARPVRLINFLAYGSNDILGAGSMAVISSWVLIFYTQFCGLSATQAAMIFAIARLIDSVASPLIGHITDHFGSTWLGRRFGRRRFFILAAIPLLPSFALMWLPGQTFWYYLVSYVLFELVYAMEIIPYETLAAEMASDYKTKAKFAGFRILFAQASAILAGFLPLWLIDYLGRDSADTFFYMGIVFAGLFMLAVTFLYLFSWERHHPVMAKKEGPGEGLGSVLKGLFRNLASTMRIRAFRLHLGMYLGGYISQDIFNAAFTFFVVFALAGSTAIAGALLGTMYMVQFVAVIIAINLALRKSPALAYQIAAACFAGGVIMLLYYWSQGVTATSALIYIVIGLAGLGRGALNYIPWATYNYMADVDEAVTGLRREGSFAGVMTFVRKATQAVAVAGVGALMEMGGFISGQEQQSAGAVQTLAWILGIGVLTVLAFGVIVSMRFRLDPHTHAILMHEIEHLRTGATTPTSAESGRLLEDLTGWRYDQLWGRNPVAVQSR
- a CDS encoding oligogalacturonate lyase family protein codes for the protein MKCFRAAFAAVALLTGTVMAPGALAASPPSWVDAATGHKLVRISTTPGTTSLYFHQNSFTPEGDKMVVQLPGAIAVVTVGTWEMTPLVKGENITLLFTGRRTRTAYYTSRARDDAGGASEIHAVDIDSGKKRLVARISGGTIGSINADETLLLGQVTLTDYRLNPDGTQRLPGQPALAQRPGENDYSATRPDGTPYTYAEAKERRLHDRLHARLPMEIFTIDLRTGERKVVVASDDWLNHIQFSPTDPHQILYCHEGPWHEVDRIWTIRTDGSGKTLVHKRMMNMEIAGHEFFSPDGKTIWYDLQTPRGEVFWLAGYELATGKRHWFKVDRNHWSVHYNQSPDLRHFSGDGGDSEMVAHAPDGKYLYLFTPRAIPDVADIHAPNAADLIEPGVLDAEKLVDMGKQDYRLEPNMVFTPNGKWIVFRGNFEGATHVYAVEVAKAR
- the bglB gene encoding beta-galactosidase BglB, which codes for MENLINISDETGEFLLHLPDGRIIDTKGWKGWEWTHGIGLFGMWRYFEQTGDTMALDIIKQWFADRLAEGTPTKNINTVAPFITLAYLHEYEPNPANIPYLETWCDWLLAPDGLPKTEDGGFQHIVYNDVNPGELWDDTLMMSVLPLAKIGVLLGRPHYVEEAKRQFLVHIKYLFDKKTGLWFHGWNFNGRHNFAEALWARGNCWVTIAIPEIIEILDLQPGDAFRSYLIDTLEAQVRTLRETQDESGLWHTLVMDPSSYLEASATAGFAYGILKAVRKGYLPRAYEETGLRAVKGVMDHISDDGELGQVSFGTAMGDTLQFYKDIELTSMPYGQSLAICALGEYLRTYI
- a CDS encoding beta-galactosidase, with amino-acid sequence MRLLRSSACLAAILAASSPVVSAQEAAAPPNVDAPMQQFGRVAFDGRSLFIDGRRTIIWGSEMHYFRLPSPDLWRDILQKMKASGFNTVALYFYWGYHSPSPGTYDFSGIRDVDRLLTMAREEGLYVITRAGPYVNAELTRGGYPGWLVNQRARARTDNPEYEAAGDEWLSRINAIIARHQINGDGKGNSGSVILHQIENELALTTPKQRRYMDHLYAKARADGITVPIFHNDQGRNGYWVPENSPIAETVAGPTDLYAWDSYPGGTCTVAGEVTRGSPAPDFGYYGPGGARGGSSASPNTPGFAAEFGGGWFDYWGSNGGYECNAIQRGRRYQRVFYGTNLANGIGIQSFYMGYGGTSWGWLPAPVVFTSYDYGAAISEARTIRDKAKELKQLGGLIEAVPDLAGMVPAGKPATSTDKIRLYHNRLPETDARFLLVTQNPSNGRDDLRFHFTLDLPGGAYRIPSQGEMELNGFDAKWLIANTAIGGQKLVYSTSELQTALKVDGDDILLFYGRKGEAGETVLHYSSEPRVQVLEGEVTHRWDAARGNLVLRYPHSGLARVAIESSDRPRAELLIADEETGWQFSKQATAAGDILVRGPELVRRAIVRKASLALEGDTDSASPFEIWLPGAVRNVTWNDRPVALKNGSGGSRVASHPLPGPQPITLPPLQDWRRMKGSPESAANFDDSAWQTAEGKRYSSTTARPDGQPNLLMDPYGFHEGDVWYRGRFEGSPEAGRIRLYYGAGGSGMIQVYVDGKLVGQDELPGGLPRPITTGVAQFDLPDAARTPGQHVIAVLLRNNGHNWNLEADDFHKEARGLVSVSIEQPGGRSFAVPVDWKLHGRGEKLPDPVRGVPNNGGLHGEFAGWHLPGFEDKDWSRASLPDQSVEPGVTWYRTHFALDLPQDQDATIGVAFGDVDQPRSPVAYRATLFVNGWNMGQFIAHVGPQRIFPIPRGILNHNGRNVIALAVISDGAAGNALEAVRLVTLHNRRSGIDVRNVEAPRKPEELIR
- a CDS encoding L-rhamnose mutarotase — protein: MGREDGVKRHAFRMQLKPGMRSAYQAAHDAIWPELADLLHASGIRDYSIFHDADSNALFAILTVEGEDRRADLPAHPVMQRWWQAMAPLMETHADNQPREWPLEQVFHLA
- a CDS encoding rhamnogalacturonan acetylesterase — protein: MIHAMSVPVVSALSLLATPAPDRGETVRTFHPDAARLYDGSSGFEPDDRDSFSIAVAEGNWRVSVTLGSAGHAAVTTVKTEARRLMVDRLATRPGEFVQRDFIVNVRTPLLPPPPAHAPGGARVALNQGERDSRTWDDRLTLEFSDAANVRQISIERANVPTIYLAGDSTVTDQPFEPAASWGQMLTAFAGPDIAIANHAESGETLKSFLAARRLAKILSTIRPGDYLFIQFGHNDQKEQWPQSYADPRWSYPAYLRAYIAEARARGATPILVTSPERRNFAADGTIAESLSDYAEAMRLVAHTDDVPLIDLNAYTRQLYAELGEERAAHLFNDAGRDRTHHNNAGAWILARYVADRSRAIPPGLAAAFPSTAPASPASLYRQALGIAASSAHSSRRPAGN
- a CDS encoding rhamnogalacturonan lyase, which translates into the protein MSLQRDGIPIATLSDRSTFHDPDGTPQSRYAISVGDRRPVPVPMWSQGYLSIPLDKPAARATPTGETDGYRANDASVGDLDGDGRLDVIVKWDPEISKDNAFGGYSGETILDAYTLEGQRLWRIDLGPNIRSGAHYTQFMVADFDGDGRAELMVKTADGTVDGTGKVIGDPHADWRVKEGSLPTRDRTGSIRDKDGRLMAELAGRILSGPEYLTVFNGATGAALATAPYSPPRCTKSETTICGELATLWGDGYGNRSERYLAAIAYLDGKLPSGIFARGYYARSVVAAWDWRDGKLTRRWLFDSSAPGNERFAGQGNHQMSVADVDGDGRQEIIYGSMALDDDGSGLWSAELYHGDALHVGDLDPMRPGLERFGVHEEMRNGNIGAAMLDAATGQILWTTHAEKDTGRGVAFDIDPRYPGAEAWAINDPRLFDARGNAIGDTRPRSVNFGIWWDGDAQRELLDGTSIFKWDWKAGREERIFTAQGAAANNGTKATPALSADIIGDWREELLLRNESSSELRLYTTPYPTAIALPPLMRDPQYRVAVAWQNSSYNQPPHLSFDLASRIAEREAGQ